The Xenorhabdus doucetiae genome has a window encoding:
- a CDS encoding MFS transporter: protein MTANRGAFFLLTWLSIPKGPLFISYVVGLYWWVYTISMPFAGALVDTSSKFKVSLLGSIVTLIAVAMLYLGHDNYSELVIFSISLMLSIGAMIFTVSSISYSAYLVDKKKDLVKFFKIRSIVMSLTLFVGPSLGGVFLSFSGEGLMTILLLSFSAIAILMYIKLPVDYKANETKSLSFIGWYEDTKLGFAAVRKVPTELNIALFMMLLNFFITPYLNIAMPLLVVKFYHFTSYELGFLLALFGAGVIFGSFVITLINLNSSMNFHLCLLGVIILGCSLVLSAFASNSYVLYFLVFIAGSGVAQFNVIVSSSRASAIPDRYRSRIEAFVLFISQISIPLGSSLCGLLITWLGAKNSVLIFGVVIIFASFLFCKIPNIKGLLGQKIVEDKAIPYYKLKYPDAFPNE, encoded by the coding sequence TCACTTGGCTCTCAATTCCTAAAGGTCCCTTATTTATATCTTATGTTGTAGGTTTATATTGGTGGGTTTATACGATTTCAATGCCGTTTGCTGGTGCACTAGTGGATACTAGTTCGAAATTTAAAGTTTCTTTATTAGGTTCAATTGTCACTTTAATAGCGGTCGCCATGTTATACCTAGGCCATGATAACTATTCTGAATTAGTGATCTTTTCCATTTCTCTTATGTTATCTATTGGAGCGATGATATTCACTGTGTCTTCTATAAGTTATTCTGCATATCTAGTTGACAAAAAGAAAGATTTAGTAAAATTTTTTAAAATTAGGTCTATCGTAATGTCTTTGACTTTATTTGTTGGTCCGAGTTTAGGTGGGGTATTTTTATCATTTTCCGGTGAAGGTTTAATGACTATTTTATTGCTAAGTTTTTCTGCTATTGCAATTTTAATGTATATAAAATTACCTGTCGATTATAAAGCCAATGAAACTAAATCGCTTAGTTTCATTGGATGGTATGAAGATACTAAACTGGGTTTTGCTGCTGTAAGAAAAGTGCCAACTGAATTAAATATTGCATTATTTATGATGTTGCTAAACTTTTTTATTACTCCTTATCTAAATATAGCTATGCCGTTGTTGGTTGTAAAATTTTATCATTTCACATCTTATGAACTTGGTTTTCTTCTGGCCTTGTTTGGTGCTGGAGTGATATTTGGCAGTTTCGTGATAACTCTCATAAATCTTAATAGCTCAATGAATTTTCATTTATGTTTATTGGGTGTCATAATTTTGGGATGTAGCCTTGTTTTATCAGCCTTCGCTTCTAATAGCTATGTGCTTTACTTTCTTGTTTTTATTGCTGGATCGGGTGTAGCTCAGTTCAATGTTATTGTCTCTTCTTCCAGAGCCTCCGCTATTCCAGATCGCTATCGCTCAAGGATTGAAGCTTTCGTATTATTTATATCCCAAATAAGTATCCCCTTAGGATCATCACTATGCGGCTTACTTATCACATGGTTAGGTGCTAAAAATTCAGTTTTAATTTTCGGAGTGGTCATAATTTTTGCTTCTTTTCTTTTTTGTAAGATACCTAATATAAAAGGTCTCTTAGGTCAAAAGATAGTAGAAGATAAAGCAATACCTTATTACAAATTAAAGTATCCTGATGCTTTTCCAAACGAATGA